In Deltaproteobacteria bacterium, a genomic segment contains:
- a CDS encoding molybdopterin-binding protein, translating to MLKVVPVEEAVGLPLAHDITEIVPGKYKGPAFRRGHVIRPEDVSRLLDLGKAHIYVMELEGGEIHEEDAARRLARAAAGSHLALTDPVEGRVNLVAEISGLLKIDADLLYRFNDLGELILATLPANRYVRKGDVVAGTRTIPVVVEEDLIKRAEAICKEKPIVTILPIPARRIHLIVTGSEVYTGRIKDGFEPVVRGKVGEMGLEVEAVKF from the coding sequence ATGCTGAAGGTTGTACCGGTAGAAGAGGCTGTGGGGCTCCCCCTGGCCCACGACATCACCGAAATCGTTCCCGGTAAGTACAAGGGGCCCGCATTCCGGCGCGGCCACGTCATTCGTCCCGAAGATGTTAGCCGGCTTCTCGATCTCGGCAAGGCCCATATTTATGTCATGGAGTTAGAGGGGGGGGAAATCCATGAGGAGGACGCCGCCCGCAGGCTGGCCCGGGCCGCGGCGGGCTCCCATCTCGCGTTGACCGATCCCGTCGAGGGCCGGGTTAATCTGGTGGCGGAGATCTCCGGCTTGCTGAAGATTGACGCGGATCTTCTCTACCGCTTCAACGATCTTGGCGAGCTGATCCTGGCGACTCTACCCGCCAACCGATATGTCAGAAAAGGCGATGTCGTGGCGGGGACCCGGACCATTCCTGTGGTCGTGGAAGAGGATTTGATCAAGAGGGCCGAGGCGATCTGCAAGGAGAAACCGATCGTAACCATCCTGCCTATCCCCGCGCGGCGCATCCACCTGATCGTTACCGGAAGCGAGGTCTATACCGGGCGCATCAAGGACGGTTTTGAGCCCGTAGTCCGCGGCAAGGTCGGCGAGATGGGCTTAGAGGTGGAGGCGGTAAAATTCG
- a CDS encoding chromate resistance protein — MKEGCGDGWLLLIHQIPPKPNYFRVKIWRRLQRLGAVAVKNSVYVLPKNDQTLEDFQWVLREIVEGGGEASVCEARFVEGLSDDQVQSLFQIARDADYSQLAEEARRLLETLPADRKVNDDQRAQLDTNLVRLKRRLAEVVAIDFFDAPGRLAAEGLIQGLESPLGRTAPGKTAVASGQRLEDFRSRIWVTRKGIHIDRIASAWLICRFIDPEALGMA; from the coding sequence ATGAAAGAAGGGTGTGGAGATGGTTGGTTGCTTCTGATCCACCAGATCCCTCCGAAACCGAATTACTTTAGAGTAAAGATCTGGCGGAGGCTTCAGCGGCTTGGTGCCGTGGCTGTGAAAAACTCAGTGTATGTCCTGCCGAAGAACGACCAAACCCTAGAGGACTTTCAGTGGGTTCTTCGCGAGATTGTGGAAGGTGGAGGAGAGGCCTCCGTTTGTGAAGCCCGTTTCGTTGAGGGCCTTTCTGATGACCAAGTGCAATCTCTCTTTCAGATAGCTCGTGATGCGGACTATAGCCAGCTTGCTGAGGAGGCTCGGCGCCTTTTAGAGACTCTGCCAGCCGATAGGAAGGTCAATGATGATCAACGGGCTCAGCTTGACACCAATCTTGTACGGCTCAAGCGACGCCTTGCTGAGGTTGTTGCTATTGACTTCTTCGATGCCCCGGGCCGGCTAGCGGCAGAAGGCCTGATCCAGGGCCTGGAATCTCCGTTGGGACGTACGGCGCCAGGGAAAACTGCGGTGGCCTCTGGACAGCGCCTGGAAGATTTTCGTAGCCGCATCTGGGTCACGCGCAAAGGAATTCACATTGACCGGATAGCTAGCGCCTGGTTGATTTGCCGGTTCATTGACCCAGAGGCTCTTGGGATGGCTTGA